One genomic segment of Deferribacterota bacterium includes these proteins:
- a CDS encoding ABC transporter ATP-binding protein, producing the protein MIEIRKLDFIRNNFSLKIGDLYFKKNEKVAIFGNNGCGKSTFFNIATGLLKNYSGKIYYINKELKKLSIIKRAQVFSYLPQFFNIMFNFTVFEIIHLGRYPFQNTLSKYENLDKTEKLIRDLHLEYLKNKRWANLSGGEKKRVAIAKTLNQDSKIIFLDEPLAMLDIKHQIFFLNLIKLSNKIVIASSHDINLTKDYFTRFLFMKNGRIMYDVQRENVNKEIISETFDVNVCHTYNFAFS; encoded by the coding sequence ATGATTGAGATTAGGAAATTAGATTTTATAAGAAACAATTTTTCATTAAAGATCGGAGATCTATATTTTAAAAAGAATGAAAAAGTTGCAATATTCGGCAACAATGGATGTGGCAAGAGCACATTCTTTAATATAGCAACAGGATTATTAAAAAACTATAGTGGTAAAATTTATTATATAAATAAAGAGCTAAAAAAATTATCTATAATCAAAAGAGCTCAAGTTTTTTCATATCTGCCACAATTTTTTAATATTATGTTCAATTTTACTGTATTTGAAATAATCCACTTAGGCAGATACCCCTTTCAAAACACATTATCAAAATACGAAAATTTAGATAAAACTGAAAAATTAATTAGAGATTTACACTTAGAGTATCTTAAAAATAAAAGATGGGCTAACCTATCGGGCGGCGAGAAGAAAAGGGTGGCTATTGCAAAAACTCTAAATCAAGATAGTAAAATTATATTCCTAGATGAACCACTAGCTATGCTAGATATAAAACATCAGATTTTCTTTCTTAATTTGATTAAATTATCTAACAAAATCGTTATTGCTTCATCACACGATATAAATTTAACAAAGGATTATTTTACTAGATTTTTATTTATGAAGAATGGCAGAATCATGTATGATGTACAAAGAGAAAATGTTAACAAGGAGATAATTAGTGAAACCTTTGATGTCAATGTTTGCCACACTTATAATTTTGCTTTTAGTTAA
- a CDS encoding iron ABC transporter permease: MKYLFFTILLIVLTISIFIGSADINIFSIKNYEYNIIVNYRIPRVLFSAVIGGILGFSGSIYQLVLKNPLADALTTGASGVAALGAVISITLGLHSYLMPIISFFFALIGIAFIYKISSTDGHVHPISIILAGVILNIFASAIISLLKYVFDESLASIIFFLMGGIHYITWGQLGIIFSIFLILYYLVSKNSTSLDLLTLDEATATTTGINVKYLRMKSFIISTLLIALAVSFTGIIGFVGLIVPHIARDIFGSSMCYNIYYSTIFGAILLSISDTLSRIIIPSGAELPVGIITSIFGGIFFFYILNKKRQLSWF; this comes from the coding sequence ATGAAATATCTTTTCTTTACCATCCTACTAATAGTGCTAACTATATCAATATTTATAGGATCAGCCGATATCAATATCTTTTCAATAAAAAATTATGAATATAATATAATTGTTAACTATAGGATACCTAGAGTACTATTTTCCGCTGTTATTGGAGGTATCTTGGGATTTTCTGGCAGCATCTACCAACTAGTTCTTAAAAATCCATTAGCCGATGCATTAACAACAGGGGCAAGTGGAGTTGCTGCCTTGGGAGCTGTTATATCAATAACATTGGGCCTACACTCATATTTAATGCCTATTATCTCCTTCTTCTTTGCTCTTATTGGAATAGCCTTTATCTATAAAATCTCCTCTACTGACGGGCATGTCCACCCAATTTCTATAATTCTTGCAGGGGTTATATTAAATATTTTTGCCTCTGCTATTATAAGTCTGCTTAAATATGTCTTTGATGAATCACTAGCAAGTATCATCTTCTTTTTAATGGGTGGTATTCACTATATAACATGGGGACAACTTGGTATAATATTCTCAATCTTTCTAATATTATACTATCTAGTAAGTAAGAATAGCACAAGTTTGGACCTTTTAACATTAGATGAGGCAACCGCAACAACAACAGGTATTAATGTAAAATATTTGAGAATGAAATCTTTCATAATTTCAACACTTCTAATCGCATTAGCCGTTAGTTTCACAGGCATTATAGGTTTTGTTGGTTTAATTGTTCCCCACATTGCAAGAGATATTTTTGGAAGCTCAATGTGTTATAACATTTATTACTCAACTATATTTGGAGCAATATTACTTTCAATTTCTGATACACTCTCTAGAATTATAATCCCTTCTGGAGCTGAGTTGCCTGTAGGGATAATAACTTCAATCTTTGGTGGTATTTTTTTCTTCTATATACTAAACAAAAAAAGACAGTTAAGCTGGTTTTAA
- a CDS encoding ABC transporter permease, which yields MNGIKAIYYRELLILKSRLIKTLLSSAISPLLFLIAFGFGIGKAAEINGYNYLSFLIPGLLAMGTLNQTYSISTEINISRFYFKTFDEYLLAPINRWEILIGESLYGITKGVLTTIIILIMAFIVNVNILINPLFIFILLIHLFTFSILGFIAALIIKNHGDQFAINTFIITPMIFLSGPFYPVDKMPELIKYIVHIFPLTYTTALLRTSMLDGKLYSIYYLLASIIIIIILAFISLFVINRIES from the coding sequence ATGAATGGTATAAAGGCGATATATTATAGAGAGCTTTTAATATTAAAATCAAGATTAATTAAAACACTGCTCTCCTCAGCCATCTCACCTCTCCTATTTCTAATTGCCTTCGGATTTGGCATAGGCAAAGCTGCAGAAATTAATGGCTATAACTACTTATCTTTTCTAATACCAGGACTTCTAGCTATGGGAACCCTAAACCAAACTTATAGTATCTCAACAGAGATTAATATATCGCGATTTTATTTCAAAACATTTGACGAATATCTACTGGCTCCAATAAATAGATGGGAGATTTTAATTGGTGAATCTTTGTATGGGATAACAAAGGGAGTATTAACAACTATTATTATCCTAATAATGGCTTTTATAGTAAATGTTAATATATTAATAAATCCACTTTTTATATTTATTTTGCTAATACATCTGTTTACCTTTTCAATTTTGGGCTTTATAGCAGCTTTAATTATTAAAAACCACGGTGATCAATTTGCAATAAATACATTTATTATAACGCCAATGATTTTTTTATCAGGTCCCTTCTACCCTGTTGATAAAATGCCTGAGCTAATAAAATACATAGTCCATATTTTCCCATTAACCTATACAACTGCTCTATTAAGAACTTCCATGTTAGATGGAAAATTATATTCAATATATTATCTTTTAGCATCCATCATAATTATTATTATACTAGCATTTATATCTCTCTTTGTTATAAACAGGATCGAATCATGA
- a CDS encoding ABC transporter ATP-binding protein encodes MQETEIETKYLTKNFGDLIAVNNISFSIKKGNILAMLGPNGSGKTTIIKMLTGLLKPTKGDIFYRGKRYNKRNKKLKSIIGVVPQENNIDRDLTVVQNLRIHAMLYNIDKTLQVSSINNALKFGDLEKHKNKLGVNLSGGIKRRLTIARAIMHNPSILFLDEPTISLDPHSRRHLWSFIRKLNATSKTSIFITTHYIEEAELLADEVIIIDSGKILVRGKPEELKKKLGKYTVEVFLKEGIKQEFFREKEEAFKFINSINYPVKIRSLNLEDVYINLTGKRINQ; translated from the coding sequence ATGCAAGAAACAGAGATAGAGACAAAATATCTAACTAAAAATTTTGGGGACTTAATAGCAGTTAACAATATAAGTTTCTCTATAAAAAAAGGCAATATTTTAGCAATGTTAGGACCAAACGGATCAGGTAAAACAACTATAATCAAAATGCTCACAGGTCTTTTAAAGCCAACAAAGGGCGATATATTCTACAGAGGTAAAAGATACAACAAGAGAAACAAAAAACTAAAGAGTATCATTGGCGTTGTTCCTCAAGAAAATAATATTGATAGAGACCTGACTGTTGTCCAAAATCTAAGGATACATGCAATGTTGTACAACATAGATAAAACATTACAAGTAAGCTCTATAAATAATGCACTTAAATTTGGAGACCTTGAAAAACACAAGAACAAACTTGGTGTAAATCTATCAGGCGGTATAAAGAGAAGATTAACTATAGCAAGAGCAATAATGCATAACCCTTCTATATTATTTTTAGATGAGCCAACTATCAGTTTAGATCCACACAGTAGAAGACATTTGTGGAGTTTTATAAGGAAACTCAACGCCACCTCAAAAACCTCTATCTTTATAACTACCCACTATATTGAAGAAGCTGAATTATTGGCAGATGAGGTTATTATAATAGATAGTGGAAAAATTTTAGTAAGAGGCAAACCTGAAGAGTTGAAGAAAAAATTAGGCAAATACACAGTTGAGGTATTCTTAAAAGAGGGAATAAAACAAGAATTTTTTAGAGAAAAGGAAGAGGCTTTTAAATTTATTAACTCAATTAATTATCCAGTAAAAATTAGGAGTCTAAATCTAGAGGATGTTTATATAAATTTAACGGGAAAAAGAATAAACCAATGA
- a CDS encoding sirohydrochlorin cobaltochelatase translates to MKKIFMGLIMVLISLLPAKGFTKDSIILLTFGTTTNASETYEYVDKMFKKHFKDYNIEWAYASKIISNKENLPSLSDKIVELQEKGYNRFFVQPLFIYRAFMYHRLKSKTAKYNDRIYISEPLLYRKEDYVKSLQYIEKYFIKDGLNLIVGHGTKKSLGDYKKIYEALDKTIKKNYKNAILYTIDGFPGESNLKTFLEKDIKIERLQVIPFMFVAGDHIINDILGEKDSLKSELSGKVDSITAVKFNYKGKYYYMGLGFNKNIIEMFINKLEETINNARNRDRDKISN, encoded by the coding sequence TTGAAAAAAATTTTTATGGGGTTAATTATGGTGCTTATTTCACTTTTACCGGCAAAAGGATTTACTAAAGATTCAATAATATTACTTACTTTTGGAACCACTACAAATGCTTCGGAAACCTATGAATATGTGGATAAAATGTTTAAAAAACATTTTAAAGATTATAATATTGAATGGGCCTATGCCTCTAAAATAATAAGCAATAAAGAGAATCTGCCATCCTTGTCAGATAAAATAGTTGAACTACAGGAAAAAGGTTATAATCGCTTTTTTGTTCAACCTTTATTTATCTATCGAGCTTTTATGTATCATAGGCTAAAATCAAAGACTGCCAAATATAATGATAGAATATACATATCTGAACCACTACTCTATAGAAAAGAGGATTACGTTAAGAGCTTACAATATATAGAGAAATACTTTATTAAAGATGGACTAAACCTTATTGTTGGGCATGGCACAAAAAAGTCTTTAGGGGATTATAAAAAAATATACGAAGCATTAGACAAAACAATAAAGAAAAATTATAAAAATGCTATACTCTATACAATAGACGGCTTCCCTGGGGAAAGTAATCTTAAAACATTTTTAGAGAAAGATATTAAAATAGAAAGATTACAGGTTATACCATTTATGTTTGTTGCTGGTGATCACATAATTAACGATATCCTAGGAGAGAAAGATAGTTTAAAATCAGAATTAAGCGGTAAAGTAGATAGTATTACAGCAGTTAAATTTAATTATAAAGGTAAATACTATTATATGGGCTTAGGTTTTAATAAGAATATAATAGAAATGTTTATTAATAAATTAGAGGAAACAATAAATAATGCAAGAAACAGAGATAGAGACAAAATATCTAACTAA
- a CDS encoding cobyrinate a,c-diamide synthase, giving the protein MIKKAVLFTSLASNSGKTLITSSIANILRSKDYKVTPFKCGPDYIDTSILGKATNCNAYNLDTILTSSNTLKDIFFEKLSYSDIAIVEGVMGFLDGISKDFKGSTFEIAKLLQLPTVFILDAKASAQSIIIPIKGIEWIKKYIPVIGIILNNVSTEGHKKLLIEAITKHSKINILGVLPKYGKEIFFSRHLGLQTAIELDKNIFNDLSAFVEQNINIDKILALAKIDINYSFVKKENRKKKTTKKIGYIAYDKAFNFYYRSNIEYLMELGYNIKYFSPLENETIEKCDFLYIGGGYPELYAKRLQDNTNTIDSIIEHFHRGGKIIAECGGLIYLSKSITNDNTTYNMINIFDTNFKMENKIQALGYVEAEINKNLPFYEKGKKIKGHIFHYSSIISNNEEYIFKLKTLSTNKIIYDGFFKNATLASYTHFHFLDESSLIEKFLQWRC; this is encoded by the coding sequence TGATACGTCAATCTTAGGTAAAGCTACTAATTGTAATGCATATAATTTAGATACAATCCTAACTAGTTCTAACACATTAAAAGATATATTTTTTGAAAAATTAAGTTATTCAGATATTGCAATTGTAGAAGGTGTTATGGGGTTTTTAGATGGCATTTCAAAAGATTTCAAAGGCAGTACATTTGAAATAGCAAAATTATTACAATTACCAACTGTTTTTATTTTAGATGCAAAAGCCTCAGCACAAAGTATTATAATCCCTATAAAAGGTATTGAATGGATAAAAAAATATATCCCAGTGATAGGCATTATTCTTAATAATGTTTCAACAGAGGGGCATAAAAAATTACTAATTGAAGCTATAACTAAGCATAGCAAAATAAATATTCTAGGTGTTTTGCCTAAATATGGGAAAGAAATATTTTTTTCACGCCATCTTGGCCTCCAAACAGCAATAGAGCTAGATAAAAATATATTTAATGATCTTTCTGCCTTTGTAGAGCAAAATATTAATATAGATAAGATTTTAGCTTTAGCAAAGATAGATATTAATTATTCATTTGTAAAAAAAGAAAATAGGAAGAAGAAAACAACTAAAAAGATAGGCTACATTGCCTATGATAAAGCATTTAACTTCTATTATAGATCAAATATAGAATACCTAATGGAGCTAGGTTATAATATTAAATATTTTTCACCCCTTGAAAATGAGACAATAGAAAAATGTGATTTTTTATATATAGGCGGTGGTTATCCTGAGCTATATGCCAAAAGATTACAAGATAATACTAATACAATAGACTCTATAATAGAGCACTTTCATAGAGGAGGAAAGATAATAGCAGAGTGTGGTGGCTTAATATACCTATCAAAATCTATAACAAATGATAATACAACCTATAATATGATAAATATATTTGATACAAATTTTAAAATGGAGAATAAAATTCAAGCTTTAGGATATGTAGAGGCTGAAATTAACAAAAATTTACCCTTTTATGAGAAAGGTAAAAAAATTAAGGGTCACATATTCCATTATTCATCAATTATCTCAAATAATGAGGAATACATATTTAAACTTAAGACACTTTCTACAAATAAAATAATATATGATGGTTTTTTCAAAAATGCCACATTAGCTAGCTATACACATTTTCATTTTTTAGACGAGAGTTCTTTAATAGAAAAATTCTTACAATGGAGGTGTTAA